In Myxococcales bacterium, the following proteins share a genomic window:
- a CDS encoding L,D-transpeptidase, translating to MGFACTDEVTTDMEAPLLRAASVRPELDKPMPYRYGFVRATAPQYLRVPTKAEQEKSEFQLAEHLDWYEAHKSEVQAVVTGANDVPLDARGIALPGLKLPEGVKPSTELSQNQLFGGKTPNDPIPFWLEGNKRTIPNVSGFNVPEYAVFADRVRRKTGLSFVGAFDADDGGFKRHFAITVDLRLIPTTKVKPDTGSPFHGIELGKAVEMPFAWVNRSEVSTWKLIRNKDQAKAADEIPKRAIVLLSGNARIKAGKRFYQTSKDKTRWLRAEDISVVTPPATWPESAEKGEKWIDVSLAQQTLVLYEGKRAWYATLVSTGRDRMGDPKTTLSTIQGQFRLQSKHIAAAMDSNENSTLAGGSITRAVAVSGDAAATVARLKAAEEDGKRLSEDDQRRLLNIKKGRDPEYGITVRRGAKNFELRDVPWIQYFAAGYALHGAYWHDVFGIPRSHGCINLAPVDARLVFRWTDPPLPEGWHGINVGPDMGQGTAVYVHE from the coding sequence ATGGGGTTTGCCTGCACCGACGAGGTGACGACCGACATGGAAGCGCCGCTCTTGCGCGCGGCGAGTGTGCGGCCGGAGCTCGACAAACCGATGCCGTATCGCTACGGCTTCGTGCGCGCCACGGCGCCTCAGTATCTCCGCGTGCCGACCAAGGCAGAGCAGGAAAAGAGCGAGTTCCAGCTCGCGGAACATCTGGACTGGTACGAAGCGCACAAGAGCGAGGTTCAAGCTGTCGTGACCGGCGCCAACGACGTGCCGCTCGACGCGCGCGGCATCGCATTGCCCGGGCTGAAGCTCCCGGAGGGCGTGAAGCCGAGCACCGAGCTCAGCCAGAACCAGCTCTTCGGTGGCAAGACCCCGAATGACCCGATTCCGTTCTGGCTGGAGGGTAACAAGCGCACGATCCCGAACGTCTCGGGCTTCAACGTGCCCGAGTACGCGGTGTTTGCCGATCGCGTGCGAAGAAAGACAGGCCTCTCGTTCGTCGGGGCCTTCGACGCCGATGACGGCGGATTCAAGCGGCACTTCGCCATCACGGTCGACCTCCGGCTAATCCCCACGACCAAGGTGAAACCCGATACCGGCTCGCCCTTCCACGGCATCGAGCTCGGCAAGGCAGTCGAGATGCCGTTCGCCTGGGTGAATCGTAGCGAGGTCAGCACCTGGAAGCTGATCAGGAACAAGGACCAGGCCAAGGCCGCCGACGAGATCCCCAAACGCGCCATCGTGCTGCTCAGCGGCAACGCGCGCATCAAGGCGGGCAAGCGCTTCTACCAGACGAGCAAGGACAAAACCCGCTGGCTGAGAGCCGAGGACATCTCCGTGGTGACTCCGCCCGCGACCTGGCCGGAGTCGGCCGAGAAGGGTGAGAAGTGGATCGACGTGTCGCTGGCGCAGCAGACGCTCGTGCTCTACGAGGGCAAACGTGCCTGGTACGCCACGCTGGTCTCGACGGGGCGTGACCGCATGGGGGATCCCAAGACCACACTCTCGACCATTCAGGGGCAGTTCAGGCTGCAGAGCAAGCACATCGCGGCGGCGATGGACTCCAACGAGAACTCGACGCTCGCCGGCGGCAGCATCACGCGCGCCGTGGCGGTCAGCGGCGACGCCGCGGCGACCGTGGCACGGCTCAAGGCCGCCGAGGAAGACGGCAAGAGACTCAGCGAAGACGACCAGCGCCGGTTGCTCAACATCAAGAAGGGGCGTGATCCCGAGTACGGCATTACGGTGCGACGGGGAGCGAAGAACTTCGAGCTCCGGGACGTGCCCTGGATCCAGTATTTCGCGGCCGGCTACGCGCTGCACGGCGCCTACTGGCACGACGTGTTTGGCATCCCGCGCAGCCACGGCTGCATCAATCTGGCTCCCGTCGATGCGCGGCTGGTCTTTCGCTGGACCGACCCTCCGCTGCCGGAGGGCTGGCACGGCATCAACGTCGGGCCGGACATGGGGCAGGGGACCGCCGTCTACGTCCACGAGTGA
- the mltG gene encoding endolytic transglycosylase MltG, with protein sequence MLPFWLLFAWATLPGAGTGKRVVIDWPRDDDATAAGARLARAGVITSPRLFAFYLWVFASASEVEPGTHLLDDRLSARRIAQRLTRGRFRPRKKITLPEGWTHVQLARRLEDNDVCGADAFAQAVRDPGLRRELGVDGETVEGLLYPATYDFGVDTAPAEIVRMLVTTFRKRFGNLAARHPGALEALETKRGWGDHEIVTLASIIEREAVVDSEKPIIASVYLNRLDDPEHKPEKMLQADPTAAYGCVIEPERAPSCAAFKGKVTPALLRDAANRYNTYKHSGLPPGPIASPGDASIEAVLAPATTDYLYFVAAGGGKHRFSRSLADHNKAIEETR encoded by the coding sequence ATGCTGCCCTTCTGGTTGTTGTTCGCCTGGGCGACCCTGCCCGGGGCCGGCACTGGCAAGCGCGTCGTGATCGACTGGCCGCGGGACGACGATGCGACGGCTGCGGGCGCGCGGCTCGCTCGTGCGGGCGTCATCACGAGCCCGCGGCTGTTTGCCTTCTACCTGTGGGTGTTTGCCAGTGCTTCGGAGGTCGAGCCGGGCACCCATCTCTTGGACGATCGACTGAGCGCGCGTCGCATCGCGCAGCGCCTGACCCGCGGGCGCTTCCGACCGCGAAAGAAGATCACGCTGCCGGAGGGGTGGACGCACGTGCAACTCGCCCGACGGCTCGAGGACAACGACGTCTGCGGGGCCGACGCGTTCGCGCAAGCCGTCCGGGATCCTGGACTGCGGCGCGAGCTCGGCGTCGATGGTGAGACCGTCGAAGGGCTGCTCTACCCGGCGACCTACGATTTCGGTGTGGACACCGCGCCCGCAGAGATCGTGCGCATGCTGGTCACCACGTTTCGTAAACGCTTCGGTAACCTGGCGGCGAGGCATCCCGGCGCACTCGAGGCCCTCGAGACCAAGCGGGGTTGGGGGGACCACGAGATCGTGACGCTGGCGTCCATCATCGAGCGCGAGGCCGTGGTCGACAGCGAGAAACCCATCATCGCCAGCGTGTACTTGAACCGCCTCGACGACCCCGAGCACAAGCCGGAGAAGATGCTGCAAGCCGATCCGACCGCGGCCTACGGTTGTGTGATCGAGCCCGAGCGGGCGCCGAGCTGCGCCGCGTTCAAGGGCAAGGTGACGCCGGCGCTGCTCAGGGACGCTGCGAATCGCTACAACACGTACAAACATTCCGGCCTGCCCCCCGGACCCATCGCGAGCCCGGGGGATGCGTCGATCGAAGCGGTGCTGGCCCCGGCGACCACCGACTATCTGTATTTCGTGGCGGCTGGCGGGGGCAAACATCGCTTCAGCCGCTCGCTCGCCGATCACAACAAGGCCATCGAGGAGACCCGCTGA
- a CDS encoding SUMF1/EgtB/PvdO family nonheme iron enzyme, with protein sequence MSRHLLAGFLVVAGSFLSQGAGVIVDSAAYASRSAIPSFAEAAPLGTADPYQGAMDDRHAPRHTPRNSVTRAGFDVNVAPTPDSPVAGAPPGAVAQSGKACPPEMVTVEGDYCTDVRHNCVKWLDDPALPYARCGEYEPKATCVGERVKMNFCMDRHEYTKPGEQLPMNQASFVIASDTCKGIGKRICTEDEWNFACEGEEMRPYPYGWTREAKCNQDRPKEELYDANNKQYQVLADRRMPNGGNPECVSPFGVYDMAGNLDEPVLRESQRYNYPYRNGLKGGWWMPARNRCRPATTKHDDHYKDIQVGVRCCSDAPGASVGAHG encoded by the coding sequence ATGAGTCGGCATCTCTTGGCGGGGTTCTTGGTGGTGGCGGGAAGCTTCTTGAGCCAAGGGGCTGGAGTCATTGTGGATTCGGCAGCGTATGCCAGCCGCAGCGCGATCCCGAGCTTCGCCGAAGCGGCTCCTCTGGGCACCGCCGACCCCTACCAGGGAGCGATGGACGACCGTCACGCGCCTCGTCACACGCCGCGTAACAGCGTCACCCGTGCGGGGTTCGACGTGAACGTTGCGCCCACCCCTGACAGCCCCGTCGCGGGGGCGCCGCCCGGTGCGGTGGCGCAGAGCGGCAAGGCCTGCCCGCCCGAGATGGTCACCGTGGAAGGCGACTACTGCACCGACGTGCGCCACAACTGCGTGAAGTGGCTCGACGACCCGGCGCTGCCGTACGCGCGCTGCGGCGAATACGAGCCGAAAGCGACGTGTGTTGGCGAGCGCGTGAAGATGAACTTCTGCATGGATCGGCACGAGTACACAAAACCCGGCGAACAGCTGCCGATGAACCAGGCGAGCTTCGTGATCGCCAGTGACACCTGCAAGGGCATCGGCAAGCGGATCTGCACCGAAGACGAGTGGAATTTCGCCTGCGAGGGCGAAGAAATGCGGCCCTATCCCTACGGCTGGACGCGCGAAGCCAAGTGCAACCAGGACCGCCCGAAGGAAGAGCTCTACGACGCGAACAACAAGCAGTACCAGGTGCTCGCCGACCGCCGCATGCCCAACGGCGGCAATCCCGAGTGTGTGAGCCCGTTCGGCGTCTACGACATGGCGGGCAACCTGGACGAGCCGGTTCTGCGCGAGAGCCAGCGCTACAACTACCCCTACCGCAACGGGCTGAAGGGCGGCTGGTGGATGCCGGCCCGCAACCGCTGTCGCCCGGCCACGACCAAACACGACGACCACTACAAGGACATCCAGGTCGGCGTGCGCTGCTGCTCCGACGCCCCAGGCGCCTCGGTGGGCGCGCACGGTTGA
- the ruvX gene encoding Holliday junction resolvase RuvX has product MRAAAIDLGTVRVGLAVADDLGVLAHPRPFLNGRDRPALLKELSRMAREDAIEHFVVGLPRRLDGREGPEARRARQFAEKLRAASGVSVELMDEWLSTKEASARLRERGVKAKEARQLIDSEAAAVLLQSWLDGRRERS; this is encoded by the coding sequence ATGCGCGCGGCTGCCATCGATCTGGGGACCGTCCGGGTCGGCCTCGCCGTGGCGGACGACCTCGGCGTCCTGGCGCACCCCAGGCCGTTCTTGAACGGGCGAGACCGGCCCGCGTTGTTGAAAGAGCTGAGCCGGATGGCGCGCGAGGACGCCATCGAGCACTTCGTGGTTGGGCTGCCCCGGCGCCTGGACGGTCGGGAGGGGCCGGAAGCGCGCCGCGCCCGGCAGTTCGCCGAGAAGCTCCGGGCTGCCTCGGGCGTTAGCGTGGAATTGATGGACGAGTGGCTGAGCACCAAGGAGGCCTCGGCCCGCCTGCGTGAGCGGGGCGTCAAGGCCAAGGAGGCGCGGCAGCTGATCGACAGCGAAGCAGCCGCCGTGCTGCTGCAGAGCTGGCTCGACGGGAGACGCGAGCGCTCGTGA
- a CDS encoding SUMF1/EgtB/PvdO family nonheme iron enzyme, whose translation MRRLPTAGVMGAALLLLVACNRRDAAQPQAVDEVGSVPMLAQSPTLASLLPATVNLVDLARPAEPKACGAGMVLVEGEYCPEVEQRCLKYMDPPGRFEFFRCAEYAQPARCLSPKKKMRFCMDRSEYVKPGETLPANDQSWTDGDRTCRGLGKRMCMESEYNFACEGEEMRPYPYGFKRDASACNADHTDVVSPEGKLRDMRVTADEYPRCESPFGVKHLAGNLEEFVSIDNSTPVRPAMKGAYWQPSRNFCRAAQTAHDRYYHGTETGFRCCSDAK comes from the coding sequence GTGAGACGCCTCCCCACCGCCGGCGTGATGGGCGCAGCCTTGCTGCTGCTCGTCGCCTGTAACCGACGCGACGCGGCTCAACCGCAGGCGGTCGACGAGGTGGGCTCCGTCCCGATGCTGGCGCAGTCTCCCACGCTCGCCTCGCTGCTGCCCGCAACGGTCAACTTGGTCGACCTCGCCCGGCCGGCCGAACCGAAAGCCTGTGGCGCGGGCATGGTGCTGGTCGAGGGGGAGTATTGCCCGGAGGTCGAGCAGCGGTGCCTCAAGTACATGGATCCGCCGGGCCGCTTCGAGTTCTTCCGCTGCGCGGAGTACGCACAGCCCGCGAGGTGCCTCTCGCCCAAGAAGAAGATGCGGTTCTGCATGGACCGGTCCGAATACGTGAAGCCCGGTGAGACGCTGCCTGCGAACGACCAGAGCTGGACGGATGGGGACCGGACCTGCCGCGGGCTGGGCAAGCGGATGTGCATGGAGAGCGAGTACAACTTCGCCTGCGAGGGTGAGGAGATGCGCCCGTACCCCTACGGTTTCAAGCGCGACGCCTCCGCCTGCAACGCGGACCACACGGACGTCGTCTCGCCCGAGGGCAAGCTGCGAGACATGCGCGTGACGGCGGACGAGTACCCGCGCTGTGAGAGCCCGTTCGGGGTCAAACACCTCGCCGGTAACCTCGAAGAGTTCGTCAGCATCGACAACTCGACCCCGGTGCGACCGGCCATGAAGGGCGCCTACTGGCAGCCCAGCCGGAACTTCTGCCGCGCCGCTCAGACCGCGCACGACCGCTACTATCACGGGACCGAGACCGGTTTCCGCTGTTGCTCTGACGCCAAGTGA
- the argC gene encoding N-acetyl-gamma-glutamyl-phosphate reductase, with product MIRRLLLHPEVELARVSSLDFIGEPLGAAHPNLDGLTELRFEPLPPEAAAAGMDVVLLGLPHKISAEVVPKLMPTGVRIVDMSGDFRLKSADAYAKHYGKTHPCPELFAEFVYGLPELNRDAIRRARYVASPGCFATTIELSLLPLARAGWLSGSVETVAITGSSGSGIVPSAGTHHPVRAGNLRTYKPLSHQHVPEIEETLAAAGAKQLSVRFVPVSAPLTRGIFATSFVRVDAAIPSTEIETLASRFYADEPFVRVPHGRLPEVVAVAGSNHVEVAIVAGPVDGATRLLTCFSVTDNLIKGGAGQAIQNMNLLLGLDERLSLEDPGGYP from the coding sequence ATGATCCGCCGGCTCTTGCTCCACCCCGAGGTGGAGCTCGCGCGGGTGTCCTCCCTCGATTTCATCGGCGAGCCGCTGGGCGCTGCCCACCCGAACCTCGACGGGTTGACCGAGCTCCGCTTCGAGCCGCTGCCCCCCGAGGCCGCCGCCGCGGGCATGGACGTCGTGCTGCTCGGCTTGCCCCACAAGATCAGCGCCGAGGTGGTGCCGAAGCTGATGCCCACAGGCGTACGCATCGTCGACATGAGCGGCGACTTCCGGCTGAAGAGCGCCGATGCCTACGCCAAACACTACGGCAAGACGCACCCCTGTCCGGAGCTGTTCGCTGAATTCGTCTACGGGCTGCCGGAGCTGAACCGCGACGCAATCCGGCGCGCTCGGTACGTCGCCTCGCCGGGTTGTTTTGCCACGACCATCGAGCTTTCGCTGCTCCCGCTGGCGAGAGCCGGTTGGCTCAGCGGGTCGGTCGAGACGGTCGCCATCACCGGCTCGAGCGGAAGCGGCATCGTGCCCAGCGCCGGGACGCATCACCCGGTGCGAGCCGGCAACCTGCGCACGTACAAACCGCTGTCACACCAGCACGTGCCCGAGATCGAGGAGACCCTCGCCGCCGCGGGCGCCAAGCAGCTGTCCGTGCGCTTCGTGCCGGTGTCGGCGCCGCTCACCCGCGGGATCTTCGCGACGTCCTTCGTGCGAGTCGACGCAGCCATTCCCTCGACCGAAATCGAGACGCTGGCGAGCCGCTTCTACGCCGACGAGCCCTTCGTACGGGTTCCCCACGGGCGCCTGCCCGAGGTGGTCGCAGTGGCCGGCTCGAACCACGTGGAGGTCGCCATCGTTGCAGGGCCCGTCGACGGCGCAACCCGGCTTTTGACCTGTTTCAGCGTCACCGACAACCTGATCAAGGGCGGCGCCGGCCAGGCCATTCAGAACATGAACCTGCTGCTCGGCCTCGACGAGCGGCTCTCGCTCGAAGATCCCGGCGGCTATCCGTGA
- a CDS encoding histidine--tRNA ligase, protein MSYRAVKGMNDILPDEVAHWHALERAFRETAELHGYGEVRTPIVEGTELFVRSIGETTDVVEKEMYTFLRHDESLTLRPEGTAGAARAYVQHKLHGKEPISRWYYLGPMFRAERPQRGRYRQFYQAGCEIFGDPGPACDAEMIDMLVGLFRELGISDVVASVGSIGGAATRERYRQALLAFLEPKADELSDHARTRLQVNPLRILDSKDPRDQAACEDAPNVLDVLEPDDQAHWDTLRRQLDALGTPYTVDPLLIRGLDYYTRTLFELKSGAGELGAQNTLCGGGRYDGMIRELGGPVVPAIGFAMGLERILLALGKRDLAQRPTCAVAPLGGRAIEEALKVGRALRKAGVRADVDGRGNSLKSMLRRADGLGARWCIVIGEAELEQGVVQLKDLVEHSQEALALGDVVAKVAGAAAGGGV, encoded by the coding sequence ATGAGCTATCGCGCCGTCAAGGGGATGAACGACATCCTGCCGGATGAAGTCGCCCACTGGCACGCGCTCGAACGGGCGTTCCGGGAGACGGCGGAGCTTCACGGCTACGGCGAGGTCAGGACCCCCATCGTGGAGGGGACCGAGCTCTTCGTGCGCTCCATCGGTGAGACCACCGACGTGGTCGAGAAGGAGATGTACACCTTCCTTCGGCACGACGAGTCCCTGACCTTGCGCCCCGAGGGAACCGCCGGCGCGGCTCGGGCTTACGTGCAGCACAAGCTGCACGGCAAGGAGCCGATCAGCCGTTGGTACTACCTCGGGCCGATGTTCCGGGCAGAACGTCCGCAGCGTGGACGTTACCGGCAGTTCTACCAGGCGGGCTGCGAGATCTTCGGCGATCCGGGGCCGGCGTGTGACGCCGAGATGATCGACATGCTCGTCGGGCTGTTCCGCGAGCTCGGCATCTCCGACGTGGTGGCGAGCGTCGGCAGCATCGGAGGCGCTGCGACGCGCGAGCGGTACCGCCAGGCGCTGCTCGCTTTCCTCGAACCCAAGGCCGACGAGCTGAGTGACCACGCGCGGACTCGCCTGCAGGTGAACCCACTGCGCATCCTCGACTCGAAAGATCCCCGTGACCAGGCCGCCTGCGAGGACGCGCCGAACGTGCTCGACGTGCTCGAGCCCGACGACCAGGCTCACTGGGACACGCTGCGACGCCAGCTGGACGCCCTCGGGACCCCGTACACGGTCGATCCGCTGCTGATCCGCGGCCTCGATTACTACACCCGCACCTTGTTCGAGCTGAAGAGCGGCGCGGGCGAGCTCGGCGCCCAAAACACCCTGTGCGGCGGCGGTCGTTACGACGGCATGATCCGCGAGCTCGGGGGTCCGGTGGTGCCCGCGATTGGTTTTGCCATGGGCCTAGAGCGCATCCTCCTGGCGCTCGGCAAGCGAGACCTGGCCCAGCGCCCGACCTGTGCGGTCGCACCTCTCGGCGGTCGCGCCATCGAGGAGGCCCTGAAGGTCGGGCGGGCACTGAGAAAAGCCGGCGTGCGGGCCGACGTCGACGGCCGCGGCAACTCGTTGAAGAGCATGCTGCGCCGTGCCGACGGCCTGGGAGCTCGCTGGTGCATCGTGATCGGCGAGGCCGAGCTCGAGCAAGGCGTCGTTCAGCTCAAGGATCTGGTCGAGCACTCCCAAGAGGCGCTCGCTCTCGGCGACGTGGTCGCCAAGGTCGCAGGCGCCGCGGCCGGCGGAGGCGTGTGA
- the argB gene encoding acetylglutamate kinase: MTERIVVKLGGEVIRGSELGSVASELAELARSRRVVVVHGGGPQTTALQKSLGQTPNIVGGRRVTDALALEAIKMAVAGQANVDLCAALLAAGAKPVGLHGASSSVIRATQRPPRIYSGAGPDPIDLGHVGDVAGFDVGLLDLLGGAGYLPVLACLGADSAGRVFNINADIVATRVAVALGASDLMALMDVPGVLADRNDPASRFPQLSIERARQLIAEGVVRGGMIPKLEESVVALEAGVPRVHLLNGGLAQAAAQPGSVGTLLVA; this comes from the coding sequence GTGACCGAGCGCATCGTCGTCAAGCTCGGCGGCGAGGTCATCCGGGGCAGTGAGCTCGGCTCGGTCGCCAGTGAGCTGGCAGAGCTCGCGCGCTCGCGGCGGGTGGTCGTGGTGCACGGCGGCGGACCGCAGACGACCGCCCTACAGAAAAGCCTCGGCCAGACGCCGAACATCGTCGGCGGCCGGCGCGTGACGGATGCGCTCGCCCTAGAAGCCATCAAGATGGCGGTGGCAGGGCAAGCGAACGTCGACTTGTGCGCGGCGCTCCTGGCTGCGGGCGCCAAACCCGTCGGCCTGCATGGCGCGTCGAGCTCGGTCATCCGAGCCACCCAGCGTCCTCCGCGGATTTACAGCGGTGCAGGCCCCGACCCGATCGACTTGGGTCACGTCGGCGACGTGGCTGGCTTCGACGTCGGGTTGCTCGACCTGCTCGGGGGCGCGGGCTACCTGCCGGTCCTGGCGTGCCTCGGCGCCGACTCCGCCGGGCGCGTCTTCAACATCAACGCCGACATCGTGGCGACCCGCGTGGCCGTCGCGCTCGGCGCCTCGGATCTGATGGCGCTGATGGACGTGCCGGGTGTGCTCGCGGACCGGAACGATCCGGCCAGCCGTTTTCCCCAGCTCAGTATCGAGCGCGCTCGGCAGCTGATCGCCGAGGGGGTGGTTCGGGGCGGCATGATCCCCAAGCTGGAGGAGTCCGTCGTCGCGCTCGAGGCCGGCGTGCCCCGCGTGCACTTATTGAACGGCGGCTTGGCGCAGGCCGCGGCCCAACCCGGCAGCGTCGGCACCCTGCTCGTCGCCTGA
- a CDS encoding VanW family protein translates to MRRDVVFATVLSLSAAALTGAGSWVYFDFMASGRALPGTTIGGELQPEGVALGDWLEARRVRLLDREAFFELPDHDGTLPVSAGELGIELDVAATMRAVRDELDRGNASERLYRVLKARRGEIDVPLSWSFDTERAKVALARVAPHVEQAPVDARLDLVEHLRIDERVGRVLDVEGTLQMLTEGERNELSVYAIATQPVAARVTSASLAAVDVSKVLSSFETKFGGTGHGRAVNIERAANNLNGFVVAPGQTVSFNQIVGPRTLERGFVSAPVIRDDELEPGLGGGTCQVASTVHAAVVFGALDVLARRSHSRPSGYAPLGLDATVIWGEVDLKFRNPYDTPLIIHAFLPSAGKLRVEFLGREPTGKVEHTYAVIRTHDFYRRVWTKPFVKEGKTIKRQRGIKGYDVVSSVRLVLPGGEVRPLRSYYSEYRPVPEVFWVGPGANLEELPELPEGAKHVEIDGKGRGGEPVSEAPSDSDPAG, encoded by the coding sequence GTGCGCCGTGACGTAGTCTTTGCGACCGTACTCAGTCTGAGCGCAGCTGCGCTCACCGGGGCTGGCAGCTGGGTGTATTTCGACTTCATGGCCTCGGGTCGGGCGTTGCCTGGCACCACCATCGGCGGAGAGCTGCAGCCGGAGGGTGTGGCGCTCGGCGACTGGCTCGAAGCGCGTCGGGTGCGCCTGCTGGATCGCGAGGCGTTCTTCGAGCTGCCGGATCACGACGGCACACTGCCGGTCTCGGCGGGCGAGCTGGGCATCGAGCTCGACGTGGCGGCGACCATGCGGGCCGTGCGCGACGAGCTCGATCGCGGGAACGCCAGCGAGCGGCTGTACCGTGTGCTCAAGGCCCGGCGCGGAGAGATCGACGTTCCGCTCAGCTGGTCGTTCGACACCGAGCGCGCCAAGGTCGCGCTCGCCCGGGTCGCGCCTCACGTCGAGCAGGCCCCGGTCGACGCGCGCCTCGACCTGGTCGAGCACCTGCGCATTGACGAACGCGTGGGCCGGGTGCTCGACGTCGAGGGCACGTTGCAGATGCTCACGGAAGGCGAACGGAACGAGCTGTCGGTCTACGCCATCGCAACCCAACCGGTTGCTGCGAGGGTCACCAGCGCGAGCCTGGCGGCGGTGGACGTGTCCAAGGTTCTGTCGTCGTTCGAGACCAAGTTCGGCGGGACCGGGCATGGCCGCGCCGTCAACATCGAACGGGCCGCAAACAACCTGAACGGCTTCGTCGTGGCCCCCGGTCAGACCGTCAGCTTCAACCAGATCGTCGGGCCCCGGACGCTGGAGCGGGGGTTCGTGTCGGCGCCGGTGATCCGCGACGACGAGCTCGAGCCCGGGCTCGGCGGGGGCACCTGCCAGGTCGCTTCGACGGTGCACGCGGCGGTGGTCTTTGGTGCGCTCGACGTCCTGGCGCGCCGCAGCCACAGTCGCCCGAGCGGGTACGCGCCGCTCGGCCTGGATGCCACCGTGATCTGGGGTGAGGTCGACCTCAAGTTCAGGAACCCCTACGACACGCCGCTCATCATCCACGCGTTCCTGCCGAGCGCGGGCAAGCTGCGGGTCGAGTTCCTGGGACGGGAGCCGACCGGGAAGGTCGAGCACACCTACGCGGTGATCCGGACGCACGATTTCTATCGCCGCGTGTGGACGAAGCCCTTCGTGAAAGAGGGCAAGACCATCAAGCGCCAGCGGGGCATCAAGGGGTACGACGTCGTCAGCAGCGTGCGGCTCGTGCTGCCCGGCGGCGAGGTGCGACCGCTGCGCAGTTACTACAGCGAGTACCGGCCGGTGCCGGAGGTCTTCTGGGTGGGGCCCGGCGCCAACCTGGAGGAGCTGCCCGAGCTGCCGGAGGGCGCAAAACACGTCGAAATCGACGGCAAAGGCCGGGGCGGCGAGCCGGTGAGCGAGGCACCCTCGGACTCCGATCCGGCGGGCTGA